A region of Nostoc sp. 'Peltigera membranacea cyanobiont' N6 DNA encodes the following proteins:
- a CDS encoding ATP-binding sensor histidine kinase, with amino-acid sequence MSARADATLRIAGYQIIEQLYLGSRTYVYRAVRECDRQPVVIKLLKREYPSFSELVQFHNQYAIANNLDIPGIIKPYNLEPYHNGYVMVMEDFGGISLRQFTQERPLTLEQFLPIALQLLDTLHQLHQQRVIHKDIKPSNILIHPDTKEIKLIDFSIASLLPRETQEIQNPNGLEGTLAYLSPEQTGRMNRGIDYRSDFYSLGVTFFELLSGQLPFDSHEAMELVHCHIAKVPPFLCDFNPDLPLMLGEIVRKLMAKNAEDRYQSAMGIKHDLVTCLEQRQETGKHTWFNLGQRDISDRFLIPEKLYGRESEVQTLLEAFGYIANGGSQLMLVAGFSGIGKTAVVNEVHKPIVRWNGYFIKGKYDQFNRSTPLSAFVQAFRDLMGQLLSESDTLLEQWQKKILAAVGENGQVLIEVIPELEQMIGKQPAITELSGGAAQTRFNLLFQKFIQVFTTREHPLVMFLDDLQWADSASLNLLKLLMSQSDSGYLLIIGAYRDNEVFAAHPLMLTIDEIEKASSCVKTLTLVPLSQTDVNDLIADCLSCTTAQALPLTELVYQKAKGNPFFTTQFLKALHEDGLITFDWELGSWQCDVGQVRSLALTDDVVEFITQQLQKLPDITQNILKLAACIGNQFDLATLAIVSEKSQTQAASDLWKALQEGFIIPTNEVYKFYQTEASAATIQTSTQKVDTCVYKFLHDRVQQAAYCLIPDQQKQIAHLKIGQLLLTHTPVAEQEEKLFEIVNQLNIGKSLIVDLSEQIELAQLNLKAGKKARAATAYTAAFEYCTTGIASLAEDMWQTQYDLTLALYETATETAYLIGNFQQMTQLATAIIEHSRNLLDTVKVYEVQIQAAQAQHEFIEAVQIALKIVERLGTSFPEEPSQLDIAQAFEATKSILAGRQLVDLMTLPEIENPNKLAVIRILAAVSSAAFVVSPALLPFIVLEQVNLSVQYGNTSFSAIGYAYYGLILCGMVGEIDFGYECAQLALLLLEHFNAKELKSRVYVGIYCSVWHWKEPLKNSLPFLREGYEVGLETGDLESSAICGFIYISYCWFMGKELSNLSRESAAFRDQLAHLNQEGLTSHLTVFQQAILNMIGDSAEPWQLSGDAFNREVIIPALQRSGDRTALYYFYASQLGLCYMFGKFELAVENAIAAENYIDGATGLFIVPLCYTYDSLAHLAIYAQVCEAEQQDILQRVAKNQEKMKKWAEHAPENYLHKFYLVEAEREQVQGNKAEAIDLSDRAIALAKKHGYIQEEALANELAAKFYLDWGKERIAQEYMTQAYYGYARWGAKAKVADLEKRYPLLLAPILQQTSSFSTNETIFALESVTSTSSATSSSSSISIALDLATILKASQTLSGEIELEKLLSVLLHIVIENAGADKCVFMLLESGRLMIQALAQLSFSPVKNKQITHINFDSMLLNPEPVEDSLDLPVGLINTVKRSLQPAVIADATAHPQLINDSYIQQQKPKSILCSPILHQGKLLGVLYLENNLATGAFTSDRVELLNLLCAQAAISLENARLFEREQEKSQSLQASLAQLKQTEASLAKEREFLNAIIQNISDGIVVCDASGKLTLFNKATCEFHGLPVESLPPEEWAEHFNLYQPDGQTPLSTTEIPLFRAFQGENVENVEMIIAPKYGSTRILLASGQAIIDASGNKLGAVVVMRDISDAYRQTMQRKQAELDLRQKSLDLQQALNDLQNAQLQIVQSEKMSALGNLVAGVAHEMNNPLGFIAASLKQAKPTVADIVKHLRLYQESFPNKSDKIAEHAEDIDLDYSLEDLPEIIDSMSMACDRLKNISTSLRTFSRADRDYKVPFNIHQGIDSTILILKHRLKANDRCPAIEVIRNYGKLPQIECFPGQLNQVFMNILANAIDALEESNHERTFEEIKLNCNCIKITTLREDKYVKIIIADNGKGINESVLQKIFDHLFTTKAVGKGTGLGLAIARQIVESTHSGKLSCNSVLGLGTEFIIEIPV; translated from the coding sequence GATTCATCCTGATACCAAAGAAATCAAGCTGATTGATTTCAGTATTGCCTCACTTTTACCACGAGAAACCCAGGAGATCCAAAATCCCAACGGATTGGAGGGAACACTAGCCTATCTATCGCCAGAGCAAACTGGACGGATGAACAGGGGCATTGACTACCGCAGCGACTTTTATTCATTAGGTGTGACTTTCTTTGAACTACTGAGTGGACAATTGCCCTTTGATTCTCATGAAGCGATGGAGTTGGTGCATTGCCACATTGCAAAGGTTCCACCCTTTCTCTGCGATTTCAACCCCGATTTGCCCTTAATGTTGGGAGAGATTGTCCGCAAACTGATGGCGAAGAATGCCGAAGATCGCTATCAGAGTGCAATGGGAATTAAACATGACCTAGTGACTTGCTTAGAACAGAGACAAGAAACAGGCAAACACACCTGGTTTAATTTGGGACAGCGAGATATTAGCGATCGCTTTCTTATACCCGAAAAACTCTACGGACGGGAATCAGAAGTACAGACGCTACTGGAGGCATTTGGCTATATTGCCAATGGTGGCTCCCAACTGATGCTAGTGGCAGGTTTCTCTGGTATTGGCAAAACCGCAGTTGTCAATGAAGTGCATAAGCCGATTGTCCGGTGGAACGGCTACTTTATCAAGGGCAAGTACGACCAATTTAACCGCAGCACTCCTCTATCTGCTTTTGTGCAAGCCTTTCGTGACTTGATGGGACAGTTGCTTAGTGAAAGCGATACTCTACTTGAGCAATGGCAAAAAAAGATTTTAGCAGCAGTTGGAGAGAATGGGCAAGTTTTGATCGAGGTGATTCCTGAACTGGAACAGATGATCGGCAAACAGCCCGCCATCACTGAACTATCGGGTGGTGCAGCACAGACCCGTTTCAATTTGCTGTTCCAAAAGTTTATTCAGGTGTTTACAACAAGAGAGCATCCCTTAGTGATGTTTCTCGATGATTTGCAGTGGGCTGATTCGGCATCGCTCAATTTGCTGAAGTTGTTGATGAGCCAGAGTGATAGCGGCTATCTATTGATTATTGGCGCATACCGCGATAACGAGGTATTTGCCGCTCATCCACTGATGTTGACAATAGATGAAATTGAAAAAGCATCCTCCTGTGTTAAGACTTTGACCTTAGTTCCCTTAAGTCAAACAGATGTCAACGATTTAATCGCCGACTGCCTCAGTTGTACAACTGCACAAGCATTGCCGTTGACAGAGTTGGTTTATCAAAAAGCCAAAGGTAATCCCTTTTTCACAACTCAGTTTCTGAAAGCGCTGCATGAGGATGGGCTGATTACCTTTGATTGGGAGTTAGGTTCTTGGCAGTGTGATGTAGGGCAGGTGCGATCGCTAGCTCTCACCGATGATGTGGTGGAATTTATCACCCAACAACTTCAGAAGTTGCCCGACATCACTCAAAATATTTTGAAACTGGCAGCCTGTATTGGCAATCAGTTTGATTTGGCGACATTAGCGATCGTTTCTGAAAAGTCGCAGACTCAAGCCGCTTCGGACTTGTGGAAAGCATTGCAAGAAGGATTTATCATTCCAACAAATGAAGTCTACAAGTTTTATCAAACTGAAGCTTCAGCCGCCACTATCCAAACCTCAACACAGAAGGTTGACACCTGTGTTTATAAATTTTTACACGATCGCGTCCAGCAAGCTGCTTATTGCCTAATTCCAGACCAACAAAAACAGATCGCGCACCTAAAAATTGGGCAACTATTACTGACTCATACGCCCGTTGCCGAACAAGAGGAAAAACTGTTTGAAATTGTTAACCAACTTAATATCGGCAAATCTCTGATTGTCGATCTCTCTGAGCAAATAGAACTCGCCCAACTCAATCTGAAAGCTGGAAAAAAAGCCAGAGCCGCAACTGCCTATACAGCCGCATTTGAGTATTGCACTACAGGAATCGCCTCGTTAGCTGAGGATATGTGGCAAACGCAGTATGACTTAACCTTAGCCCTCTACGAAACTGCCACTGAAACCGCTTACCTGATCGGCAACTTTCAGCAGATGACACAATTGGCAACAGCGATTATAGAACACTCTCGAAACCTGTTGGATACGGTCAAGGTTTATGAAGTTCAAATTCAAGCTGCTCAAGCCCAACATGAATTTATAGAGGCAGTGCAGATTGCTCTGAAGATTGTAGAGCGTCTAGGTACGAGTTTTCCAGAGGAACCCAGTCAATTAGATATTGCACAGGCATTCGAGGCGACTAAATCGATTCTGGCTGGAAGGCAACTTGTGGACTTAATGACTCTGCCCGAAATCGAAAACCCTAATAAATTAGCGGTTATCAGGATTCTTGCTGCTGTCTCTTCTGCTGCCTTTGTTGTCAGTCCAGCGCTCTTACCGTTTATTGTTCTCGAGCAGGTAAATTTATCAGTTCAATATGGCAATACCTCATTTTCTGCCATTGGCTATGCTTACTATGGATTGATCCTTTGTGGGATGGTAGGAGAGATTGACTTTGGCTATGAGTGTGCCCAACTAGCACTTTTGTTACTCGAACATTTCAATGCCAAAGAACTAAAATCCAGAGTCTATGTCGGAATTTATTGTAGTGTGTGGCATTGGAAAGAGCCGCTCAAGAACTCCTTACCGTTTCTCCGAGAAGGCTACGAAGTTGGATTGGAAACGGGAGATTTAGAATCGTCTGCTATTTGCGGATTCATTTACATCTCATACTGTTGGTTTATGGGCAAAGAACTAAGCAATCTCAGCCGAGAGAGCGCTGCCTTCCGAGATCAGCTTGCACACCTCAACCAAGAAGGTCTTACCAGTCATCTGACCGTTTTTCAGCAAGCAATTTTGAATATGATTGGCGATTCTGCTGAACCTTGGCAGCTTAGTGGAGATGCTTTTAATCGAGAGGTAATTATACCAGCCCTCCAGCGATCGGGCGATCGGACTGCGCTGTATTATTTCTATGCCAGCCAACTTGGTTTGTGTTACATGTTTGGCAAATTTGAGTTGGCGGTGGAAAATGCGATCGCTGCTGAAAACTATATAGATGGCGCTACAGGCTTATTCATAGTTCCGCTCTGCTACACCTATGATTCTCTCGCTCATCTGGCAATCTATGCTCAGGTTTGTGAGGCAGAACAGCAAGACATTCTGCAACGGGTGGCTAAAAATCAGGAAAAGATGAAAAAGTGGGCTGAACATGCTCCAGAAAATTACCTGCACAAGTTTTATCTAGTGGAGGCGGAACGAGAGCAAGTGCAAGGCAACAAAGCCGAGGCAATAGATTTGTCCGATCGCGCGATCGCTCTTGCTAAAAAACACGGCTATATCCAAGAAGAAGCACTTGCCAACGAGCTAGCAGCTAAATTTTACCTCGACTGGGGCAAAGAACGAATAGCTCAGGAATACATGACTCAAGCCTACTACGGCTATGCTCGTTGGGGTGCAAAAGCTAAAGTTGCCGATTTGGAAAAACGCTATCCCCTATTACTTGCCCCCATTCTCCAACAAACCTCTTCTTTCTCAACTAACGAAACTATCTTCGCCTTAGAAAGTGTCACCTCCACTAGTTCTGCCACTTCTAGCAGTAGTAGCATTTCTATTGCTTTAGATTTAGCTACCATTCTCAAAGCTTCTCAAACCCTTTCTGGCGAAATCGAACTCGAAAAACTGCTTTCGGTATTACTGCATATCGTCATTGAAAATGCGGGGGCTGATAAGTGTGTATTCATGCTTTTGGAGTCAGGGCGTTTAATGATTCAGGCGCTAGCACAGCTTTCCTTTAGCCCTGTAAAAAACAAGCAAATTACCCACATCAATTTTGACTCAATGTTGCTCAACCCAGAGCCTGTTGAAGACTCTCTGGATCTGCCAGTTGGCTTAATTAATACTGTCAAACGCAGCTTACAACCAGCAGTGATTGCTGATGCTACGGCGCATCCGCAATTAATCAATGATTCCTACATTCAACAACAAAAGCCCAAGAGTATCTTGTGCAGCCCAATTTTGCATCAGGGTAAGTTGCTTGGCGTGTTGTACTTAGAAAACAATTTAGCAACTGGAGCCTTTACAAGCGATCGCGTCGAACTGCTCAACTTACTTTGCGCCCAAGCGGCCATTTCTCTAGAAAATGCCCGACTTTTTGAGCGAGAACAGGAAAAATCCCAGTCATTACAAGCATCACTAGCACAATTAAAACAGACCGAAGCATCTTTAGCTAAAGAACGAGAGTTCTTGAATGCCATCATTCAAAATATTTCAGATGGAATTGTTGTTTGTGATGCTAGTGGCAAATTGACCCTATTTAACAAAGCAACTTGTGAATTTCATGGCTTACCAGTAGAATCATTACCACCAGAAGAATGGGCAGAACACTTCAATCTCTATCAGCCTGATGGTCAAACACCTCTATCAACAACCGAAATTCCTTTGTTTCGCGCTTTCCAAGGAGAAAATGTCGAAAATGTTGAAATGATCATTGCACCGAAGTATGGTTCTACGAGAATCTTGTTAGCAAGTGGACAAGCGATTATTGATGCTTCGGGTAACAAACTTGGTGCAGTAGTTGTGATGCGAGATATTAGCGATGCCTATCGCCAAACTATGCAACGCAAACAAGCAGAACTTGACTTACGCCAAAAGTCACTCGATTTGCAACAAGCACTAAACGATCTACAAAATGCCCAATTACAAATAGTCCAAAGTGAAAAAATGTCAGCTTTGGGTAATTTAGTTGCTGGTGTAGCTCACGAAATGAATAATCCTTTAGGTTTCATTGCTGCTAGTCTCAAACAAGCTAAACCCACTGTTGCTGATATTGTTAAGCATCTCAGGCTATATCAAGAAAGCTTCCCTAATAAAAGTGATAAAATCGCCGAACATGCTGAAGATATTGACTTGGATTATAGCTTAGAAGACTTGCCCGAAATTATTGATTCTATGTCTATGGCGTGTGACAGACTCAAAAATATCAGCACCAGTTTAAGAACTTTCTCCCGTGCCGATCGAGATTATAAAGTACCGTTTAATATCCATCAAGGAATTGATAGCACAATTTTAATTTTGAAACATCGCCTAAAGGCGAACGATCGGTGCCCCGCGATTGAAGTAATAAGAAACTATGGAAAGCTACCCCAAATTGAATGTTTTCCTGGTCAATTAAATCAGGTATTTATGAACATTTTGGCTAATGCTATTGATGCCTTAGAAGAATCTAATCATGAACGCACATTTGAGGAAATTAAACTAAATTGTAATTGCATTAAAATTACCACTTTACGAGAAGACAAGTATGTAAAAATTATCATCGCTGATAATGGCAAGGGAATTAATGAATCAGTTCTACAAAAGATTTTTGACCATCTATTTACTACAAAAGCTGTAGGTAAAGGGACGGGTTTAGGGTTGGCGATCGCACGGCAAATTGTCGAATCAACTCACAGTGGTAAATTAAGTTGTAACTCGGTTTTGGGTCTAGGTACTGAATTTATTATTGAAATTCCGGTGTAA
- a CDS encoding trifunctional serine/threonine-protein kinase/ATP-binding protein/sensor histidine kinase, which translates to MVSTRVNIPGYKVSEELYDGSRTIVYRGVRETDSLPVVIKLLKNPYPSFSELLSFRNQYTIAKNLNSPLIVQTYSLEPYQNGYALVMEDFGGISLKEWGMGGRGQSLQEFLEIAIALCNTLDVLYHERIIHKDIKPANILINSKTKQVKLIDFSIASLLPRETQTLINPNVLEGTLAYISPEQTGRMNRGIDYRTDFYSIGVTFYELLTGELPFVSNDAMELVHCHIAKIAPLVCETNLEIPSVISKIVSKLMAKNAKDRYQSALGLKFDLENCLHQLQVDGMISGFEIGQRDVCDRFIIPDKLYGRETEVENLLQAFERVSLGATEMILVAGFSGIGKTAIVNEVHKPIVRQRGYFIKGKYDQFQRNIPFSAFVQAFRDLIGQLLSESDAKIQQWRNEILSAVGENGQVIIEVIPELSRIIGEQPPAIELSGTSAENRFNLLFQSFTQIFTTAEHPLVIFLDDLQWADSASLKLMQLLMADTGHLLLIGAYRDNEVNPVHPLMLTLNEIEKNQTTINTITLAPLNQKTVNQLVADTLKCSQNLALPLSQLVFQKTQGNPFFSIQFLKALHQEQLIKFTPSCQGRATGGWQCDLAQVNQQAVTDDVVEFMALQLEKLPLATQNILKLASCVGNQFDLATLAIVSEQCQIDAAAALWKALQEGLILPISEVYKFYQDSSLVIGHWSLENDKGQRTASYRFLHDRVQQAAYFLISDEQKTATHLKIGQLLRENLSELEIEEKLFDLVGHLNLGIELISQASDRQALAQLNFKAGTKAKNATAYIAARVYFKTGIALLQPDCWQTQYELALNLHLAVTEASYLNSDFESMEEMAGVVLQNAQTIFDKVKIYEIKIVALTAQSQILEAIAVGADVLSQLGVDLPSAPESGEIGKALEYLKEQLQGREISELIDLPVMSDRSAIAAMQLLGILFAPVLLGNPGLMPLLSATMVRLSLQFGNTPASTVGYAIHGMVLCAFLSEVEAGYKFGLLALSLLEKLNERSICLPLSFFGAFIQHRQQSFLATLSTMKDSYTNGMETGTFLYAGYSIQGYGYTALFAGVNLNTLSAELAPYSVVLTQAKQNAACILLDTTRQVLENLRETVSQPHRLMGTAYDETIMLPKHQQDNDFTAIAYAYTYKLMLAALWGNYHAALDYITGIKPYFMAAAGAVHIPVFHFYTALTYLALFPTQPETEQAQTLLEAQNHQTILHQWAENAPMNHLHKWYLVEAERYRVLGKKAVASEYYDEAIALAKTHQFINEEALANELAAKFYLDWGKQRIAGEYMIEAYYSYIRWGAKAKVADLERRYPQLLAPILQQTRSSLSINETVLALGNVSSRTSSSNVSVALDLAAILKASQTLSSEIELEKLLSVLLAIAIENAGADKCVLMLLQDKRLSIEGSINLGTEPIVLQSLPVEDSQDIPLKLIYKVLHNRQTTMLIDASADPTLANDPYIIRQLPKSILCSPILHQGKLMGILYLENNLVTGAFTSDRLQVLNFLTTQAAISLENALLYHKLEDYSHTLEQKVEKRTQEITEKATQLESTLEKLYSAQSQLIQAEKMSGLGQLVAGIAHEINNPINFIYGNLQPASEYVTSLIELNNLYQELYPQPLPEIAEKIADIELEFISSDLQKLLLSMSVGADRIRQIVLSLRNFSRLDESEIKSVDIHSGINSTLLILQHRLQNNSKHPEIAVIQKYGQLPLVNCYASALNQVFMNIINNAIDALEDSDINRQPTIIIQTEFREAKKVIIRIADNGIGMSESVQNKIFNPFFTTKPVGSGTGLGLSTSYSIVVEKHGGNLSCISAPGDGTEFIIEIPV; encoded by the coding sequence ATGGTTAGTACGAGAGTCAATATTCCTGGATACAAGGTTAGCGAAGAACTCTACGATGGTTCTAGAACCATCGTTTATCGAGGGGTTCGAGAGACTGACTCATTACCTGTAGTGATTAAACTGCTAAAAAATCCTTATCCCAGTTTCTCTGAACTCTTATCGTTTCGCAATCAGTACACCATAGCCAAAAATCTTAACTCACCGCTAATCGTCCAAACCTATAGCCTGGAACCCTATCAAAATGGCTATGCACTGGTGATGGAAGACTTTGGGGGAATTTCTCTCAAAGAATGGGGAATGGGCGGAAGGGGACAATCTTTACAGGAGTTTTTGGAGATTGCGATCGCACTCTGCAATACCTTAGATGTACTCTACCACGAGCGGATTATTCATAAAGATATTAAACCCGCCAATATTTTAATTAATTCCAAAACCAAACAAGTTAAATTAATTGACTTTAGTATTGCATCTTTGCTACCACGAGAAACGCAAACCCTAATAAATCCCAATGTGCTAGAAGGGACACTAGCTTATATTTCTCCCGAACAAACAGGCAGAATGAATCGGGGAATTGACTACCGGACTGATTTTTATTCAATCGGTGTTACTTTTTACGAATTACTCACTGGAGAATTACCATTTGTCTCAAATGATGCAATGGAGTTAGTGCATTGTCACATTGCAAAAATTGCACCGTTAGTATGTGAAACTAATTTAGAAATTCCATCTGTAATATCAAAAATTGTCAGCAAATTGATGGCGAAAAATGCTAAAGATCGCTATCAAAGTGCATTGGGGCTGAAGTTTGATTTAGAAAATTGTTTACATCAGCTACAAGTTGATGGTATGATAAGCGGTTTTGAAATTGGGCAACGGGATGTGTGCGATCGCTTCATCATCCCTGACAAACTTTATGGACGAGAAACCGAAGTCGAAAACCTCCTCCAAGCATTTGAGCGAGTTAGCCTTGGCGCAACAGAAATGATTCTGGTAGCAGGTTTTTCGGGAATTGGTAAAACAGCGATTGTCAACGAAGTTCATAAACCGATTGTGCGCCAACGCGGTTATTTTATCAAAGGGAAATATGACCAATTTCAACGCAATATTCCCTTTAGTGCATTTGTGCAAGCATTCCGAGATTTAATCGGGCAACTGTTAAGCGAAAGCGATGCAAAAATTCAGCAATGGAGAAACGAAATATTATCAGCAGTTGGTGAAAATGGACAAGTAATTATTGAAGTTATCCCCGAATTATCAAGAATTATTGGCGAACAACCACCCGCCATAGAATTATCAGGAACATCGGCAGAAAATAGATTTAATTTATTATTTCAAAGTTTTACCCAAATATTTACCACTGCTGAACATCCCTTAGTAATATTTTTAGATGATTTGCAATGGGCAGATTCGGCATCACTGAAGTTAATGCAGCTTTTAATGGCTGATACAGGTCATCTTTTGTTAATTGGTGCGTACCGTGATAACGAGGTAAATCCAGTACATCCATTAATGTTGACTTTGAATGAGATTGAAAAAAACCAAACAACGATTAATACAATTACGTTAGCACCACTGAATCAAAAAACAGTCAATCAATTAGTTGCTGATACACTTAAATGTTCCCAGAATTTGGCATTACCTCTTTCTCAATTGGTGTTTCAAAAAACTCAAGGAAATCCGTTTTTTTCTATCCAGTTTTTGAAGGCATTACATCAAGAGCAACTGATTAAGTTTACCCCCTCTTGCCAAGGCAGGGCTACGGGAGGGTGGCAATGCGATCTTGCCCAAGTTAATCAACAGGCAGTTACAGATGATGTAGTTGAATTTATGGCGTTGCAGTTAGAGAAATTACCATTAGCAACCCAGAATATCCTCAAGTTAGCATCTTGTGTTGGCAACCAGTTTGATTTAGCAACTTTGGCAATTGTTTCGGAACAATGCCAAATTGATGCGGCGGCTGCTTTGTGGAAAGCATTGCAAGAAGGGTTGATTTTACCGATTAGTGAGGTTTATAAATTTTATCAAGATTCGTCATTGGTCATTGGGCATTGGTCATTAGAAAATGACAAAGGACAAAGGACAGCTTCATATAGATTTTTACATGACAGAGTACAGCAAGCAGCTTATTTCTTGATTTCCGATGAACAAAAAACAGCAACTCATCTTAAAATTGGACAATTACTTAGAGAAAACTTGTCGGAATTAGAGATTGAAGAAAAACTCTTCGATCTGGTTGGGCATTTGAATTTAGGAATTGAGTTAATTAGTCAAGCAAGCGATCGCCAAGCCCTAGCTCAACTCAACTTCAAAGCTGGTACTAAAGCCAAAAATGCGACTGCATACATCGCCGCCAGAGTGTATTTCAAAACTGGGATCGCCTTACTCCAGCCCGACTGCTGGCAAACACAGTACGAATTAGCCTTGAACCTGCATTTGGCAGTAACCGAAGCCAGCTATTTAAATAGTGACTTTGAGAGCATGGAAGAGATGGCTGGAGTGGTTTTGCAGAACGCCCAGACCATTTTTGACAAAGTTAAAATCTACGAAATTAAAATTGTGGCACTAACGGCTCAGAGCCAAATATTAGAGGCGATCGCTGTTGGCGCAGATGTCTTGAGTCAATTAGGGGTGGATTTACCAAGTGCGCCAGAGTCAGGCGAAATCGGCAAAGCCCTGGAATATCTAAAAGAGCAACTCCAAGGTAGAGAAATTTCTGAACTGATTGACTTACCCGTGATGAGCGATCGCTCTGCGATCGCCGCAATGCAATTATTAGGAATATTGTTTGCACCAGTATTACTGGGAAATCCGGGTTTAATGCCTCTGTTAAGTGCAACGATGGTGCGGTTGTCGCTCCAGTTTGGCAATACCCCCGCCTCGACGGTAGGATATGCGATTCACGGCATGGTGCTATGTGCTTTTTTGAGCGAAGTTGAAGCTGGCTACAAGTTTGGTCTTTTAGCTCTCTCGTTGCTGGAAAAATTGAACGAGCGGAGTATATGTCTCCCTTTAAGCTTCTTTGGGGCTTTCATCCAACATCGCCAGCAATCGTTTTTGGCAACCCTATCGACAATGAAAGATAGCTACACCAATGGTATGGAAACAGGCACTTTTCTGTACGCTGGCTACAGCATACAAGGTTACGGATATACAGCGCTGTTCGCTGGTGTAAATTTAAACACGTTGTCAGCCGAATTAGCTCCTTACAGTGTGGTTCTGACTCAGGCGAAACAAAATGCGGCGTGTATTTTATTGGATACAACGCGGCAAGTGCTGGAGAATTTAAGAGAAACAGTCAGCCAACCCCATCGCTTAATGGGCACTGCCTACGATGAAACAATTATGCTGCCAAAGCACCAGCAGGATAACGATTTCACCGCGATCGCCTACGCCTATACCTACAAGCTGATGCTTGCTGCTCTCTGGGGCAATTATCATGCTGCTCTTGACTATATCACCGGAATCAAGCCCTATTTTATGGCAGCAGCAGGGGCGGTACATATTCCCGTTTTCCATTTTTATACTGCCCTCACATACCTCGCACTCTTCCCCACCCAGCCAGAAACAGAGCAAGCCCAAACTCTTCTTGAGGCGCAAAACCACCAAACAATTCTGCATCAATGGGCAGAAAATGCCCCAATGAATCACTTGCATAAATGGTATCTAGTGGAGGCTGAACGGTATCGAGTGTTGGGTAAAAAAGCCGTAGCTAGTGAGTATTATGACGAAGCCATTGCTCTGGCTAAAACACATCAGTTTATTAATGAAGAAGCCTTAGCCAATGAACTGGCGGCAAAATTTTACCTTGACTGGGGCAAACAGCGGATCGCTGGGGAATACATGATTGAAGCCTACTACAGCTATATTCGTTGGGGTGCGAAAGCCAAAGTTGCTGACTTAGAAAGACGCTATCCCCAACTGCTTGCTCCCATCCTCCAGCAAACCCGTTCTTCCCTGTCAATTAATGAAACTGTCTTGGCACTGGGAAATGTCAGTTCCCGCACTTCCAGTAGCAATGTCTCTGTTGCTTTAGATTTAGCTGCCATTCTCAAAGCTTCTCAAACTCTGTCAAGCGAAATCGAACTCGAAAAATTGCTCTCAGTATTGCTGGCGATCGCCATTGAAAATGCGGGGGCTGATAAATGCGTATTAATGCTTTTGCAGGACAAGCGCCTATCGATCGAAGGGTCAATTAACCTGGGGACAGAGCCAATCGTGTTGCAGAGCCTTCCTGTTGAAGATAGCCAGGATATTCCCCTGAAGTTGATTTACAAAGTTTTGCACAACAGGCAGACCACTATGTTAATTGATGCAAGTGCCGATCCGACCTTAGCCAATGACCCTTATATTATTCGTCAGCTGCCGAAGAGTATCTTGTGTAGCCCGATTTTGCATCAAGGTAAGTTGATGGGCATTTTATATCTAGAAAATAACTTAGTGACGGGGGCATTTACGAGCGATCGCTTACAAGTTCTCAATTTCCTCACTACTCAAGCAGCAATTTCTCTAGAAAACGCATTATTATATCACAAACTAGAGGATTATTCCCATACTCTAGAGCAAAAAGTAGAAAAGCGCACCCAGGAAATCACAGAAAAAGCCACTCAGCTAGAATCAACACTGGAGAAACTTTACTCGGCTCAATCCCAACTAATTCAAGCCGAAAAAATGTCAGGTTTAGGACAATTAGTTGCTGGGATTGCTCATGAAATTAATAATCCGATTAATTTTATCTATGGCAACTTACAACCAGCTAGTGAATACGTTACATCTTTAATTGAATTAAATAATTTATATCAGGAACTTTATCCGCAACCATTGCCAGAAATTGCCGAAAAAATCGCCGATATTGAGCTAGAATTTATATCTAGTGATTTACAAAAGCTCCTATTATCGATGAGTGTAGGAGCAGATCGCATCCGTCAAATTGTGCTATCACTGCGAAATTTTTCCCGTTTGGATGAATCAGAAATAAAATCAGTAGACATTCATTCTGGTATTAATAGCACGTTGCTAATTTTGCAACATAGACTTCAAAATAATAGTAAACATCCAGAGATTGCAGTTATTCAAAAATATGGTCAACTCCCTTTAGTTAATTGTTATGCCTCTGCTCTGAATCAAGTATTCATGAATATTATCAACAATGCCATTGATGCCTTAGAAGACTCAGATATAAATCGCCAACCGACTATTATAATTCAGACGGAATTCAGAGAAGCAAAAAAGGTAATTATCCGCATTGCAGACAACGGTATAGGGATGAGCGAGTCAGTGCAAAATAAAATATTTAATCCATTTTTTACGACCAAACCAGTAGGTAGTGGTACAGGTTTAGGATTATCAACTAGCTATTCGATTGTGGTAGAAAAACATGGGGGTAATTTAAGTTGCATTTCTGCACCAGGAGACGGTACAGAATTTATCATTGAAATTCCGGTATAG